The Thalassotalea psychrophila genome window below encodes:
- a CDS encoding TonB-dependent receptor domain-containing protein: protein MNLSLNKLTKAISLSLLTSSLLLSQVARAEAEQSVNEQEEQVEVDQVESNLVDESSKDEDIEVFQVTGSRINQTTLEGPLPVEVISAEDMLKAGNMSVYDALQNLSQNTGSVTGDENSNGFTPNAKVLNFRGLGPQYTLVLINGRRIANYPAAYNSNATVVNVNSVPMSAVERIEVVSTGASAIYGSDAAAAVINVILKKDFAGLSMGGTYGTPDNVDGDSGRFNIVKGFDFDNGNVTAVLEYSDSDTITGPSDMDYPFGTPVMSRGSAKVNSLAAQGYDAFYNNLPDNLRPDTYVDPGKDVCDSLLGQEYSYREQDEESSIPGSYGSYCGFDIGKRSTIRNGQEKISAMVSSNFDLDSDITVFADLIFTQIDAENDRGYINVQGVVEDPNSSAPIFEFGDGNNSILLPGNMFGYEHNLQTHLRLMGSEEIGNTATQFDETAYSFSVGAKGYVLDDYEWEVSYTQSQYQMDTERTLADHKMVEQYFLGEKVLNPDGGDLTYFGNPVYDGNSSHDVFLPLDQTAINDIFGRAKEQNETYSNMLTGVLSGDLFDVPAGTVQFAAVLEYMHEGFDYKADDKMLAQPGEGWWNFAGFGGEGDRDRYSTGLEVKVPLLDGLSLTGAVRYDEYHYIGKSNGDITPAISLEYRPLDDLLIRASYSGIFRAPDLQAVFTESSFYSGGTDWLGCYDQTWAPKGVTPEEFSNGPDAGIYQAACRSFSSTFKANKLPATDLENETGDSYGIGFVWEPVENFSIQFDYYETEINDQIQQASLNGILYDEFVCAYQDEVSDSVTFGCEKVNQLIIRKDSEDSEFSQSSLESVNTTPFNLAMHRQTGTDTKIKYSFDTSDFGSFNFGLSHTGIISTQRDTIEGDGTPPRELHDLLGNPEAIDTVIGSVGWYKDGLSASMNVRYKSGLGPRRPQPVQNADGNDALFDKDTGKEIDYVLDEDENPVDSEGEPIENAEKKTSQKRLDPYVTANLVLGYAFNEGDTRVNFTVNNVFDEKSPKDDTFLAHEWPWYNIGAYAGSAIGREFYLGFEHNF, encoded by the coding sequence ATGAATTTAAGCTTAAATAAGTTAACCAAGGCTATAAGCCTGTCGTTGTTAACTTCCTCACTGCTACTGAGCCAGGTTGCCAGAGCAGAAGCTGAACAAAGCGTTAATGAGCAAGAAGAGCAGGTTGAAGTCGATCAGGTTGAATCAAACCTAGTCGATGAGTCATCAAAAGATGAAGACATTGAAGTATTTCAAGTCACTGGTTCTCGTATTAACCAAACCACCCTAGAAGGTCCTTTACCGGTTGAAGTGATCAGCGCTGAAGATATGCTGAAAGCGGGTAACATGTCTGTTTACGATGCTTTACAAAACTTATCGCAAAATACTGGTTCGGTTACAGGCGACGAAAACTCTAATGGCTTTACCCCAAATGCCAAAGTACTAAATTTTCGTGGTTTAGGGCCACAGTACACTTTGGTATTAATTAACGGTCGCCGTATTGCTAACTACCCAGCGGCTTATAATTCTAATGCCACTGTAGTAAACGTTAATTCTGTGCCAATGTCTGCAGTTGAACGCATTGAAGTTGTATCAACAGGTGCCTCTGCTATTTATGGTTCAGATGCAGCTGCGGCAGTAATTAACGTTATTCTTAAAAAAGATTTTGCCGGTTTATCAATGGGTGGAACCTACGGTACGCCTGATAATGTTGATGGTGACTCAGGCCGTTTTAATATTGTAAAAGGCTTTGATTTTGACAATGGTAATGTTACCGCTGTTTTAGAGTATTCAGACTCCGATACTATTACTGGTCCATCAGATATGGATTACCCATTTGGTACGCCGGTAATGAGCCGAGGCTCAGCCAAAGTTAATTCGCTAGCCGCACAAGGTTATGACGCATTTTATAATAACTTACCTGATAATTTACGACCAGACACTTATGTTGACCCAGGTAAAGATGTATGTGACTCATTATTAGGGCAAGAATACTCATATCGCGAACAAGACGAAGAAAGCTCAATTCCGGGCTCTTATGGTAGTTACTGTGGTTTCGATATTGGTAAGCGAAGTACGATTCGAAATGGCCAGGAAAAAATATCGGCCATGGTATCAAGTAACTTTGACCTAGATTCTGATATTACAGTTTTCGCCGATTTAATTTTTACCCAAATTGATGCTGAAAATGATCGTGGCTATATCAATGTTCAAGGTGTGGTTGAAGATCCAAACTCTTCAGCGCCAATTTTTGAATTTGGCGATGGTAACAATAGTATTTTGCTACCTGGTAATATGTTCGGCTACGAACACAACTTACAAACCCATTTACGCTTAATGGGCTCAGAAGAAATTGGTAATACTGCAACACAGTTTGATGAAACAGCGTATAGCTTCTCTGTTGGTGCTAAAGGTTATGTACTTGATGACTATGAATGGGAAGTAAGCTACACACAAAGCCAATATCAAATGGACACCGAGCGTACTCTTGCTGATCATAAAATGGTGGAGCAATACTTTTTAGGCGAAAAAGTGCTAAATCCAGATGGTGGTGATCTAACTTATTTTGGTAATCCAGTTTACGATGGAAATTCATCTCATGATGTATTTTTACCACTGGACCAAACGGCAATAAATGATATTTTTGGTCGTGCAAAAGAGCAAAATGAAACATATTCAAATATGCTAACAGGTGTACTATCCGGTGACTTATTTGACGTGCCAGCTGGTACTGTTCAGTTCGCCGCAGTACTTGAATACATGCACGAAGGTTTTGATTATAAAGCCGATGACAAAATGCTTGCTCAACCTGGTGAAGGTTGGTGGAATTTTGCAGGTTTTGGCGGTGAAGGTGACCGAGATCGTTATTCAACTGGTTTAGAAGTTAAAGTTCCACTTTTAGATGGTTTAAGTTTAACTGGAGCTGTTCGGTATGATGAATACCATTATATCGGCAAAAGTAATGGCGATATCACGCCCGCGATTAGCCTAGAATATCGTCCATTAGATGATTTATTAATCCGCGCTTCGTATTCTGGTATTTTTCGTGCTCCAGATTTACAAGCCGTATTTACCGAAAGTTCATTCTACAGTGGTGGTACCGATTGGTTAGGTTGTTACGATCAAACATGGGCGCCTAAAGGGGTTACTCCAGAAGAGTTTTCTAACGGTCCTGATGCTGGTATATATCAAGCGGCTTGTCGCTCGTTCTCTTCAACATTTAAAGCAAATAAATTGCCTGCAACCGATTTAGAAAATGAAACTGGTGATTCATACGGCATTGGTTTTGTTTGGGAGCCAGTTGAAAACTTTTCTATCCAGTTTGATTACTACGAAACTGAAATTAACGATCAAATTCAGCAAGCAAGTCTAAACGGTATTTTATACGATGAGTTTGTTTGTGCATATCAAGATGAAGTTTCTGACTCTGTTACGTTTGGTTGTGAAAAAGTTAACCAATTAATTATTCGCAAAGACTCTGAAGATTCAGAATTTTCTCAAAGCAGTCTAGAAAGCGTAAACACCACGCCGTTTAACTTGGCAATGCATCGTCAAACTGGTACCGACACTAAAATCAAATACTCTTTTGATACCAGTGACTTTGGCAGCTTTAACTTCGGATTAAGCCATACCGGCATCATTAGTACTCAACGCGATACGATTGAAGGCGACGGCACACCACCAAGAGAATTACATGACTTGTTAGGCAACCCGGAAGCAATCGATACCGTTATCGGCAGTGTTGGTTGGTATAAGGATGGTTTATCGGCATCGATGAATGTGCGTTATAAAAGTGGTTTAGGCCCGCGTCGTCCACAACCTGTGCAAAACGCCGATGGTAATGATGCGCTATTTGATAAAGACACCGGCAAAGAGATTGATTATGTACTTGATGAAGATGAAAACCCAGTAGATAGCGAAGGAGAGCCAATTGAGAATGCTGAAAAGAAAACGTCACAAAAACGTTTAGATCCTTATGTTACTGCCAATTTGGTACTAGGTTATGCCTTCAATGAAGGAGACACTCGAGTCAATTTTACGGTAAATAACGTATTCGATGAAAAGTCTCCTAAAGATGACACCTTCTTAGCTCACGAATGGCCTTGGTACAACATTGGTGCCTACGCAGGCTCAGCAATTGGTCGTGAATTTTACTTAGGTTTTGAACACAATTTTTAA
- a CDS encoding S8 family serine peptidase, whose protein sequence is MKIKQIAIAMFSTLYMGSAAAAAVTLPTVENTVALPNIQDSGLPANLKQQPAFETFELNGTSESKTAQVNRVNGLPTTQGVNQKFNQIVKFTPEDGIEGIQEYFVVLHDEPVAQYTGGIPGLPATHLRTVANEQHGSSINSSEAVEVNLKTLKSSSDYQHRVAKYEDYLTTKQQAFIQQANGFGFNIQANTQYGVAVNAFTTSITQDNAAELAELTSVKSIHRVTAHQIQTLVDAVNGVRGVHDIIGTQHYWDLGAKGEGIIVGVADTGINTDHPSFMDFGGGKFYTDDSGITWETADPYDHINPWGDGNYVGDCLTYGFEHMCNDKLIGVRSYERLTNQYKERALIDHVMDQHELEYGDLYMQDRTYYAVPPVGEDHAGHGSHTAGTAAGNAIKNVMHLNREINGPGLPASRGPIGDVSGIAPRANVIAYQVCISANANSGYAGCLADVMVLALEDAIKDGVDVLNWSLGGNPYDSWEHPIGQAFLSARESGMHIAVAAGNSGYQGTVKHAAPWILTVGATQTNRREMAVNSEEMKSGADIIASIDDIPFDISLTKRWYNISGEHENGKAILAEFMGACVNDDCSEGLVCKQGYELLEDDLCYLECTDDEFRDPDTKQCDSFGNVDIGDQHNPANCLIGTEWVGQDEVSSGQDWGCLDINRDVPTNYTTRESICLSDDDAVFPSLTDEGSPYRQYSSQRFYCPEIDVDDAHPNYRGRLGGSKGIVCAYGVETYMETEFSNGLVWNNKQSIIYHDGDTCEDSEEENCVPEDRDGDGENSTIDQPTIGQCRVRAPADRDYENYERYENSTGPVSEIQGFGVISSRPIVTNYKVDAPLTALTQSQQSASVQANAVGKTPEMRVFEGDKYCENLSEWRNPANPVAEAYDFDDAVVFCARGNGDNISLKAKSDNVIAAAKETALLKKRNEDDYQASVVLYNDYLLYNSMYRFPSKIPYVHVNRDSWVDDFAPFFKGNADAGSLNDLMRDRRITLHSEYFDIERIEEDDDRIDNVLANFTSKGPHYYFKDLMPVQVMAPGVHVFAAWSDNTLLDKGWNSADFGFSNGTSMAAPVVTGSMAIFKQLRPNWTEHERESALTMTASEVAYRTIYIDEDQYDENNPDHSRSVLLQAKLDENGELIYDEDNNIVMEEVVMYLAKINVSSWHVGTGLIDLKAATNTGLVLDETLANMKAANPNAGGDARQLNMPYLFDGSCPETCTWLRTFTAKRAGSWKVEIDKLESAVQIEASLDSFDVEAGDKVTIMFTAKIDRSISKAQYDSIINGVGYTGGEVRLIATDSTIPELRIPVGVSLDVDRLPALVRAQASADVGKFPIDLSMPAMATDTMITKLYHQDNVSYINSDSNGELATSSFGEIELQTSPGLGQTWIGRVELALDETKLNFDYKSAHNNKSAKLIWVDVPEGTKMLGIDTLRKVSTNAATTPELNRLSGTLMMVVGRDIVEPGIVNGTHEITCASFAQNLDNFCYVIDPQPGKYWILMQNVNDLAPRESTWIRDTFDYAVSIVSEDMSTNMLLQAPTEVNPAQGVLQMDLTYSLPMKSDHASYAVAEIYSNEHATAADMGTVPIRLYRKEQPVSLNFHRTKQLDSDDGHIFAGPGSYVKVNLNVAENLSGYDRPVSVKLDLPEGVSYVRNAISGDPRFVTGYSETEDAAGLELNLYQPNTHRLGKGYVMTTNINPEDPNNANHPYVIDGSHNYNPQCRTPGVGPYTDGTHSNGGYLDIVKLNPGFARTMKDEDTYVDLEQLFYFDSRGYDISLYDGPRRHTEFKMSPKGFISAGMGIDRDPLGFGPGLWPQNEIFMAPMWRKGLKYNQTVKKKDLIIGENVNSVEGMTMALFADGIEYKVLVEWDNAFTQNADVRYNDSMDFQAWFDLEHSYRPGAYEIMYAYDNLNMLPADDGFNRNDTVGLQGLESDVHFFGLIKAPRREFFAYNNLEEVLFDDLVICYDYYGPDYSASDFTFWLRIDEQSAGQDLELSLKHTVDSVHKEETYIISVPSQITIADFNNIVVQQGSEIKVPVFYADSNLTANTVAAFSDNLNVYVDGNESGALLTINAECSFRGDTTVSVEVADMNNENDIVIKDINVHVVAKANYDGNSCSTTKDEKSTDSDELVEEQGESDDSSGGSFGFLMMLAIVAGFRFRKVNG, encoded by the coding sequence GTGAAAATTAAGCAAATAGCTATTGCAATGTTCTCTACTCTATATATGGGTAGTGCAGCAGCTGCAGCGGTAACCTTACCCACGGTAGAGAACACTGTTGCTCTACCTAACATTCAAGATTCTGGCTTGCCTGCAAATTTAAAGCAGCAACCAGCGTTTGAAACGTTTGAATTAAATGGTACTTCAGAATCAAAAACTGCACAGGTTAACCGTGTAAACGGTTTACCGACAACGCAGGGCGTTAACCAAAAATTTAATCAGATCGTTAAATTTACCCCAGAAGACGGGATTGAAGGTATTCAGGAATACTTCGTTGTGTTACACGACGAGCCAGTAGCGCAATACACTGGTGGCATTCCTGGTTTGCCCGCAACGCATTTGCGCACTGTTGCCAATGAGCAACATGGTAGTTCTATTAATTCTAGCGAAGCCGTTGAAGTAAACTTAAAAACGTTAAAGTCATCGAGTGATTATCAACATCGTGTTGCTAAATATGAAGATTACTTAACTACGAAACAACAAGCTTTTATTCAACAAGCCAATGGTTTTGGCTTTAATATTCAAGCGAATACTCAATACGGTGTGGCGGTAAATGCATTTACCACGTCAATTACTCAAGATAATGCAGCAGAGCTTGCTGAATTAACCTCGGTTAAAAGCATTCATCGTGTAACTGCTCATCAAATCCAAACGTTAGTGGATGCGGTCAATGGTGTTCGTGGTGTACACGATATCATTGGTACTCAACATTACTGGGATTTAGGGGCTAAAGGTGAAGGTATTATTGTTGGTGTAGCCGATACCGGTATTAATACTGACCATCCTTCTTTTATGGACTTTGGCGGCGGTAAGTTTTATACCGACGACAGCGGTATTACCTGGGAAACAGCAGATCCATATGACCATATCAACCCTTGGGGTGACGGTAACTATGTTGGCGATTGTTTGACATATGGTTTCGAACATATGTGTAACGATAAGCTTATCGGTGTTCGTTCTTACGAACGGTTAACTAACCAATATAAAGAACGTGCGTTAATTGATCATGTGATGGATCAGCACGAGCTGGAATATGGCGACTTGTATATGCAAGATCGTACTTACTATGCGGTACCACCTGTTGGTGAAGATCACGCTGGTCATGGCTCTCATACTGCTGGTACAGCTGCTGGTAACGCGATTAAAAACGTGATGCATTTAAACCGTGAAATTAACGGTCCAGGTCTTCCTGCGTCAAGAGGCCCTATTGGTGATGTTTCAGGTATTGCACCGCGCGCCAATGTTATTGCTTATCAAGTATGTATCTCAGCTAACGCTAACTCAGGTTATGCAGGTTGTTTAGCTGACGTTATGGTTTTAGCGTTAGAAGATGCAATCAAAGATGGTGTAGACGTTCTTAACTGGTCACTAGGTGGTAACCCTTATGATTCATGGGAACACCCAATAGGTCAGGCGTTCTTATCGGCCCGCGAATCTGGTATGCACATTGCTGTTGCAGCAGGTAACTCAGGTTATCAAGGTACTGTTAAGCATGCTGCTCCTTGGATCTTAACTGTGGGTGCGACACAAACTAACCGTCGTGAAATGGCCGTTAACTCAGAAGAAATGAAAAGTGGCGCTGACATTATCGCCAGTATTGACGACATCCCTTTTGACATTTCTTTGACTAAACGTTGGTACAATATTTCCGGTGAACACGAAAACGGTAAAGCGATACTTGCCGAATTTATGGGCGCGTGTGTAAACGATGATTGTTCTGAAGGTCTGGTGTGTAAGCAAGGTTATGAATTACTTGAAGATGACTTATGTTATTTAGAGTGTACTGACGATGAATTTCGTGACCCAGACACCAAACAGTGTGATAGTTTTGGCAACGTTGATATTGGCGACCAGCATAACCCTGCCAATTGTTTAATTGGTACCGAGTGGGTGGGTCAAGATGAAGTGTCATCAGGCCAGGATTGGGGTTGTCTTGATATTAACCGTGATGTACCAACAAACTATACAACGCGTGAATCTATTTGTTTGTCAGATGATGATGCGGTATTCCCTTCATTAACTGATGAAGGCTCTCCATATAGACAATATTCTAGCCAGCGCTTTTACTGTCCAGAAATTGACGTTGATGATGCTCACCCTAACTACCGTGGTCGTTTAGGTGGCTCTAAAGGTATCGTTTGTGCCTACGGTGTTGAAACGTACATGGAAACAGAGTTTAGTAATGGTCTAGTCTGGAATAATAAACAATCTATCATCTATCATGACGGTGACACCTGTGAAGATTCTGAAGAAGAAAACTGTGTACCAGAAGATAGAGATGGTGATGGTGAAAACTCAACGATTGATCAACCAACTATTGGTCAGTGTCGTGTACGTGCGCCAGCGGATAGAGATTATGAAAACTACGAACGTTACGAAAATAGCACTGGTCCAGTATCTGAAATTCAAGGCTTTGGTGTAATAAGTTCTCGTCCAATTGTTACTAACTATAAAGTTGATGCGCCATTAACTGCATTAACGCAATCTCAACAATCAGCATCTGTGCAAGCAAATGCGGTTGGTAAGACACCTGAAATGAGAGTGTTTGAAGGTGATAAGTATTGTGAAAATTTAAGCGAGTGGCGTAACCCTGCAAATCCTGTAGCAGAAGCCTATGATTTTGATGACGCTGTAGTATTTTGTGCACGTGGTAATGGCGACAATATTTCGTTAAAAGCAAAATCTGATAATGTTATTGCTGCGGCAAAAGAAACCGCACTACTTAAAAAACGTAACGAAGACGATTATCAAGCATCTGTTGTGCTATACAATGACTATTTGTTGTATAACAGTATGTACCGTTTCCCAAGTAAAATTCCATATGTACATGTTAATAGAGATTCATGGGTAGATGATTTTGCACCTTTCTTTAAAGGCAACGCAGACGCAGGTAGTCTTAACGATTTAATGCGTGACCGTCGTATCACACTACACAGCGAATATTTTGATATTGAACGAATCGAAGAAGATGACGATCGGATCGATAATGTATTAGCAAACTTTACCTCAAAAGGCCCTCATTATTACTTTAAAGATCTAATGCCGGTACAAGTTATGGCCCCTGGTGTGCATGTTTTTGCTGCTTGGAGTGATAATACGTTACTAGATAAAGGTTGGAATTCAGCTGATTTTGGTTTTAGTAATGGTACGTCTATGGCGGCGCCTGTCGTTACAGGTAGTATGGCGATATTTAAACAGTTACGTCCAAATTGGACTGAGCATGAGCGCGAATCTGCATTGACTATGACGGCGAGCGAAGTGGCTTACCGTACAATTTACATTGATGAAGATCAATACGATGAGAATAATCCAGATCATTCACGTTCAGTGTTATTACAAGCTAAGCTCGATGAAAATGGTGAGCTTATTTATGATGAAGATAACAACATTGTGATGGAAGAAGTCGTAATGTATTTAGCTAAAATCAATGTTAGCTCTTGGCATGTAGGTACTGGTCTTATTGATTTAAAAGCAGCGACTAACACTGGTCTTGTGCTAGACGAAACGTTAGCAAATATGAAAGCAGCTAACCCGAATGCTGGAGGCGATGCGCGTCAATTGAATATGCCTTATTTATTCGATGGAAGTTGTCCTGAAACCTGTACCTGGTTACGTACCTTCACTGCAAAACGTGCAGGTAGTTGGAAAGTAGAGATTGATAAATTGGAATCTGCAGTACAAATTGAAGCATCTTTAGATAGCTTTGATGTGGAAGCAGGGGATAAAGTTACTATCATGTTTACTGCTAAAATTGACCGAAGCATTTCAAAGGCTCAATATGACAGCATCATCAACGGTGTTGGTTACACAGGCGGTGAGGTACGTTTAATAGCAACTGATTCAACTATTCCAGAGTTAAGAATACCAGTTGGTGTTTCTTTAGATGTAGATCGTTTACCTGCGCTTGTACGTGCACAAGCTAGTGCAGATGTGGGCAAATTCCCTATTGATTTAAGCATGCCAGCGATGGCGACTGATACCATGATCACTAAGCTATATCATCAAGATAACGTGAGCTACATTAACAGTGATTCAAACGGTGAGTTAGCAACATCTAGCTTTGGCGAAATTGAATTACAAACGTCACCGGGTTTAGGTCAAACTTGGATCGGCCGAGTGGAATTAGCACTTGATGAAACTAAACTAAATTTTGACTATAAGTCTGCTCATAATAATAAGTCAGCTAAGTTAATTTGGGTTGATGTACCAGAAGGCACAAAAATGTTGGGCATTGATACTTTACGTAAAGTGTCGACTAATGCTGCAACTACCCCTGAGTTAAACCGTTTGTCAGGTACATTAATGATGGTTGTTGGCCGTGATATCGTCGAACCAGGTATTGTTAATGGTACTCATGAAATTACTTGTGCATCGTTTGCGCAAAACTTAGATAACTTCTGTTATGTAATAGACCCACAACCAGGTAAGTACTGGATATTAATGCAAAACGTAAATGACTTGGCTCCAAGGGAATCTACTTGGATCAGGGATACGTTTGATTATGCTGTATCCATTGTGTCAGAAGATATGTCAACGAACATGTTGTTACAAGCACCTACTGAAGTAAACCCTGCACAGGGCGTTCTACAGATGGACTTAACCTATAGCCTACCAATGAAATCTGATCACGCAAGTTATGCTGTTGCTGAAATATATTCTAATGAACATGCGACAGCGGCTGATATGGGCACTGTACCAATTCGTTTATATCGTAAAGAACAACCGGTATCGTTAAACTTTCACCGTACTAAACAATTAGATTCAGACGATGGTCATATTTTTGCAGGCCCTGGTAGCTACGTTAAAGTTAATCTAAATGTTGCTGAAAACTTGTCGGGTTACGATCGCCCTGTTAGCGTAAAACTTGATCTGCCTGAAGGTGTAAGCTACGTGCGTAATGCGATCAGCGGAGATCCGCGATTTGTGACGGGCTACAGTGAAACTGAAGATGCAGCAGGATTAGAGTTAAACTTATATCAACCTAATACTCATCGTTTAGGTAAAGGATATGTAATGACCACCAACATTAATCCGGAAGATCCTAACAATGCGAATCATCCGTACGTAATTGATGGCAGTCATAACTATAACCCACAATGTCGTACCCCGGGTGTTGGTCCTTACACTGATGGTACACACAGCAATGGTGGCTACTTAGACATAGTTAAGTTAAACCCTGGTTTTGCTCGTACGATGAAAGATGAAGACACCTACGTTGATTTGGAACAATTGTTTTACTTTGATAGTCGTGGCTACGACATATCATTGTATGACGGTCCTCGTCGTCATACTGAGTTTAAAATGTCACCAAAAGGTTTTATTAGTGCTGGCATGGGTATTGATCGTGATCCATTAGGTTTTGGACCCGGATTATGGCCTCAAAATGAAATCTTTATGGCGCCAATGTGGCGTAAAGGATTGAAATACAATCAAACGGTCAAGAAAAAAGATCTAATTATCGGTGAAAATGTAAACTCGGTAGAAGGTATGACCATGGCGCTTTTCGCTGATGGTATCGAATATAAAGTGCTGGTTGAGTGGGACAATGCGTTTACTCAAAACGCTGACGTTCGCTACAACGACAGCATGGACTTCCAAGCATGGTTTGACTTAGAACATAGCTATCGACCAGGTGCATATGAAATTATGTATGCCTACGATAACTTAAATATGCTTCCGGCTGATGATGGCTTTAATCGCAATGATACCGTTGGTTTACAAGGTCTTGAATCAGATGTGCATTTCTTTGGCCTGATTAAAGCACCACGCAGAGAGTTCTTCGCTTACAACAACCTTGAAGAAGTGTTATTTGATGACTTAGTAATTTGTTATGACTATTACGGCCCTGACTATAGTGCCAGTGACTTTACTTTCTGGTTACGTATTGATGAACAAAGTGCCGGACAAGACTTAGAGTTAAGCTTAAAGCACACGGTTGATTCTGTTCATAAAGAAGAAACATACATTATTAGTGTTCCTAGTCAAATTACCATTGCTGACTTTAACAACATTGTTGTTCAGCAGGGGAGTGAGATTAAAGTACCGGTGTTTTATGCTGACTCCAATTTAACAGCGAATACTGTTGCTGCTTTCAGTGATAATTTAAATGTGTATGTTGACGGTAATGAGTCAGGCGCATTATTAACAATTAATGCGGAATGTAGTTTTAGAGGTGATACCACTGTATCTGTCGAAGTGGCTGATATGAACAATGAAAATGATATTGTTATTAAAGATATCAATGTTCATGTTGTGGCTAAAGCAAATTACGACGGCAACAGTTGTAGTACTACTAAAGATGAGAAGTCAACAGACTCAGATGAGCTAGTTGAAGAGCAGGGCGAAAGCGATGATTCTTCAGGTGGTAGTTTTGGCTTCTTGATGATGCTTGCTATTGTAGCAGGTTTTAGATTTCGCAAAGTAAACGGTTAA